The bacterium DNA window TTCAATTGTTCAAATGCCCGCCGGTGTTCCTGTGGCAGCCGTGGGTATCGGGGACAGCGGGGCAGTTAACGCGGCGCTTCTGGCGGTGAGGATTTTAGCAGGGAATGACGGCAAAATAAAAAAATCACTAAAAAAATATATTGAAGAGATGAGTGAAAAAGTCATTGAAAAAGACAAACAACTGCAAAAAGTGTTAAATACCGTAAATCGTAACACGTGAATAGTAAATGGTTATTAACGGTTTTTGTATCTTACTATTTATGAAATAAGGGTTCTTTTTGAATGAAAATTCTATTTGTGTGTACAGGAAACACCTGCAGGAGCCCGCTGGCTGAAAAACTTTTTCAGCATTATGCAAAGGACTGCCCCGGAGTAGAATCAGCTTCAGCGGGAATAAGCGCATGGCAGAATGTCCGGATGTCTTTTGACAGCGAAAGGCTGTTGATCCGGGAAGGTATAGACCCTTCCGGATTCAAAAGCCAGCCGGTCACATGGAATTTGTTGCAAAAATATGATTTGGTTTTAACCATGGACCGGAGGCAGGCAGATTATATTAAAGATACTTTTCCTAAAACGGAAGGCAGGACATTTTTATTAAAAAAATTTATTGACAAGGATGAGCTGAACGCGGAAATTGCAGACCCATACCTTGGCAATGCCGGTGACTATGAAAATTGTTTCAGGGAAATAAAAGAGGCAGTTATAAAACTAAAGGAGAAATTATGCGTGTAGCAATTGGCGCGGACCACGGCGGTTATGAATTAAAAGAAGAAATAAAAAAGTATCTGGAGATTGAAGGGTATGAAGTTGTTGATTTCGGGACAGGCAGCCCCGAATCAGTTGACTATCCATATTTGGCTTTAAAAACCGCGAAATCAGTGGCAAACGGGGAAAACGATTCCGGGATTTTTATCTGCGGTTCAGGTATCGGTGCGTGCATTGTTGCCAATAAAGTTCGCGGGATAAGGGCGGCGTTATGTTATAATACAGAAATTGCGCGTCTGTCGCGCGAACACAATAACGCCAATTTTCTATGTCTGGGAGGAAGATTTCTCGATAAACAGGAGGCTTTTCTGATTGTAAATGTCTGGTTGAAAACTCCTTTTTCAGGCGGCAGGCATGAGAGGAGAGTCAATCAGATAAAGGAAATTGAAGAAACAGCACAAAAAACTTAGTTTTTTGGTTTAATATTATGGAGAGCAAAAATGTCTATTTTAAGAAAATTTGACCCTGAGATCTACAATGCCATGAAAAAGGAAATTGAGCGGGAAAAAAGCAAGCTTATTCTTATAGCCTCGGAGAATTATGTAAGCCCGGCGGTGTTGGAAGCGCAATGTTCGGTGATGACGAATAAATATGCCGAAGGGTATCCCGGCAGGCGGTATTACGGCGGATGCGAGTTTGTTGATAGCGCTGAAAGGCTGGCCCAGGAAAGATTGAAAAAATTATTTGACGCGGAACATGTCAATGTCCAGCCCCATTCAGGTTCACAGGCGAATATGGCGGTCTATTTTTCTGTTCTTAACCCGGGGGACACAATTCTTGGAATGGATCTGGCGCATGGCGGGCATCTTACCCATGGCAGTCCTGTAAGTTTTTCAGGAAAGATTTTCCGCGCAGTGTCTTACGGTGTGGATCCTTTAACTGAAACAATCGATTTTGGACAGGTAGAGGATTTGGCGAAGAAATACCGCCCTAAAATGATTGTATGCGGCGCTTCGGCATACCCGAGGATGATTGATTTTAAAATATTTCGTGAAATTGCCGACCGCTATGGCGCTTATCTTTTTGCCGATATCGCCCATATAGCGGGCCTGATTGTCGCGGGGGTTCATCCAAGTTCAATCCCTTACGCCCACTTTACGGCAGGTACAACGCACAAAACAATGCGGGGCCCCCGCGGCGGATTTATTCTTTGCAAAAAGGAGTTTGGGGAGGTTGTTGACAAAACTGTTTTCCCGGGTATCCAGGGAGGACCCTTGATGCATGTTATTGCTGCGAAGGCAGTTTGTTTTAAGGAAGCTGAGAGGAAGGATTTCAAAGATTACCAGAAACAGATTGTAAAAAATGCGAAGGTATTGGCTGAAGAGTTGAAAAATTTTGGTTTTCGCCTGGTTTCAGGGGGGACGGATAACCATTTGATACTGATTGATTTGACAAGCCTGGGGATAAGCGGAAAAGAGGCGGAGGAAATATTAGACAGGGCTGGTATTACCCTGAACAAAAACAGGATTCCCGGGGATACGCGCAGCCCGTTTATTACAAGCGGAATACGGGTAGGCACGCCCGCTGTAACTTCGCGTGAAATGAAAGAAAAAGAAATGAAAATTATCGCCCGTTTCATTAATGATGTTTTAAGGAGCAGGAGGGAAATTACCATTAAACAGGTTAAGTCAGAGGTTAAAGCTTTGGTAAATAAATTTCCGATATACGAATAGATTATGACTAAAAAAAATAAACCACGGATCTATCGTCCTTCGTGGGACGAATATTTTATGAAGATAGCGCATCTGGTTTCAGAGCGTTCTACATGCCTTCGAAGGCATGTGGGTGCTGTTTTAGTCAAAGACAAGAGAATTCTGGTTACAGGATATAACGGGGCGGCGTCAGGTTTAAAACATTGTGAAGATGTCGGGTGCCTTCGTGAAAAGATGAAAGTCCCGTCCGGCGAGCGGCATGAAATATGCAGGGGTCTGCACGGCGAACAAAACGCGATTATCCAGGCCGCGACTTTTGGTTTAAGCATTAAAGGGGCAACGTTGTATTGTACCCACCAACCGTGTATTTTATGCGCGAAAATGATTATTAATTCAGGAATAAAAGAAATAATTTATTCAGGCGGTTACCCGGACAGGTTAGCGGTTGACATGTTTAAGGAGGCAAAAGTAGTTTTAAAAAATTATGCCAATAATAATGAACAATAAATACCGTTAATTTGTAATTGGTAATGGACCTTAAAAAATGCAAACATTCAGAGGCGGGGTTCATCCCCCGCAGTCAAAATATACAAAAGATAAACCGGTAGAAAAGGCCAGGCTTCCGAAAAAGGTTGTTATACCGCTGCATCAGCACGCGGGCTGCCAGGCAGAACCTGTTGTTTCTGCCGGGGATATGGTTAAAACCGGCCAAAAAATCGGCGAGTCAAAAGCTTTTATTTCCGCAAATGTTCATTCCTCAATTACCGGTAGAATTGAATCAATCAAAAAAGGTGTTTCTCCGATTATGCGCGACGGGTGGTGCGTGAATATTGAAGGAGACGGCACTGATGAATGGTTTGGTTCAAAGGAAACGGCTGATGTCGGTAAATTCTCTCCTGAAGAAATCAGGCAAAAAATTAAAGATGCGGGAATAGTAGGCCTTGGCGGCGCGGGATTTCCGACGCATGTGAAATTATGCCCGCCGTGTGACAAAAAGATTGACACCGTAATAATCAACGGGTCGGAATGTGAACCTTATTTGACCTGCGATTACCGTTTGATGATAGAAAAATCAAATGAAATACTCGAGGGTCTGGAGATAATAAAGAAAGCCGTTGGCGCGGAATACGGATATATTGCTGTTGAAGATAATAAACCCGATGCGGCTGAAAAAATCAAGAGCGTTTTAAAAAATAAAAACGATAAAGTAATTGTTTTGAAAACAAAATACCCCCAGGGCGCGGAGAAACAGTTGATTAAAGCCGTTTTAAACCGCGAAGTCCCAAGCTGTAAACTTCCCCTGGATGCCGGCGTGGTTGTGGATAATGCCGGAACGGCCGTGGCTGTAAGGAACGCGGTTTTGGAAAACATCCCCCTGATTGAAAGGGTGATTACGGTATGCGGTTCAGGTATATCCACGGGAAAAAATTTATTAGTACGTATTGGAACAAGTTTTAGAGATGTCCTTGAAGAATGCGGCGGCCTGAAAAAAGATGTGTGGAAGGTAATTATGGGCGGGCCGATGATGGGGTTGTCCCAGTTTTCACTGGATATTCCCGTCATAAAGGGGACGTCGGGTATTTTAGCCATGACTTTGGATGAAAGGCCGGTTTTACAGGAGCGAAACTGCATACGGTGCGGACGGTGTATAGGTGTATGCCCTATGTCTCTTATGCCCAATATGCTCGGATTATATAGTTCAAGGTTTATGCTTGAAGATGGTTTTAAATATAATCCTCAGGATTGTATTGAATGCGGTTCTTGCGCTTATGTCTGTCCGGCGAAGATTCCGCTGGTGCAGTTGATAAGATTTATTAAGGGTAAGAAATTAGAGCAGATGAGAAAATGCAAAATTTAGACATCAGTCTATAGAGGTTTATACGGTCGTGACAAACGGAGATTTGTTTTTATGGAAGTAAAAAATAATAATTCAGAGGCTATAGAACATAAACTGGATGTTTCTGTTTCGCCTCATATTAAAGATAAAGCAACCGTCCAGAAGGTAATGCTGGATGTTATAATCGCGCTTATTCCAGCTGGGTTTTCCGGTATTTATTTTTTCGGGATCCGTAGTATATATGTAATTTTAACCTGTGTCATTATGTCAGTGATAAGTGAATGGATCATGCAAATAATAATGGGAGTTGAGGTTACAGTGGATGATTTAAGCGCGGTTGTAACCGGGATTTTACTGGCATATTGCCTTCCGCCAAGCGTTCCGTTATGGGTAGCCGGAATCGGCGCTGTTACAGCTATTGCCTTGGTAAAAAATCTTTTTGGCGGTTTAGGGTATAATATTTTTAATCCTGCGCTTGCCGCGAGAGCGATCCTTGTAGCGTCCTGGCCTGTCGCGATGACTTTATATATTGCTCCGAAAATGGGGAGTATTTCGTTGCTTGATGGTATTGATGGTATTACTTCTGCTACGCCATTGACTTTGATCAAAGAATCTTATAATTATCTGGCAGATACGACTAATCTGGACCCTGAAAAAATAGTACAGATGAAACGAAATATTTTAGATTTGGGCAATAAAGATCTGTGGCTTAATTTGTTTACCGGAGTTAAAGGCGGAAGCTTGGGGGAAACATCAAATCTGGCTTTGCTTTCAGGCGGGTGTTATCTTTTAATAAAGAAAATCATTGATTGGAGGGTCCCTGTTACTTTTATAGGGACAGTTCTTATTTTTTCGTTAGTTTTAGGCCGGAATCCGGTTTTTAATATTTTATCTGGAGGCCTTTTCCTTGGGGCCTTTTTTATGGCCACGGATTATGTGACCTCGCCGGTAACACCGGTTGGAAGGCTTATCTTTGGAGTTTGCTGCGGGTTATTTGTGGTTTTAATAAGATTTTACGGCGGGTATCCCGAGGGCGTGTGTTATTCGATTTTAATAATGAATATGCTGGTCCCGGCAATTGATAAATTTACTATACCAAAAACTTTCGGGTATTAACAGGGATTATGAAAGAATTGACAAAGAAAATTTTAAAATTCAGTCTGGCGCTTTTTATATTTTGCGTGGCGGCCGCGGTCATACTTGCCTCGGTCAATATAATTACATCAAGGCAGATTGAAGCGAATAAAATAGCCGAGGCGAACAGCAAAAGGCAAAAGGTCCTGCCGCAGGCCGATAAGGATAGTTTTAAGGAAAAAGAAATAAACGGCAAAAGATATTTTCTTGGATTTGATAAAAACGGAGAATATGCCGGGACCGTTTTTGAAGTAACGGGGCGAGGTTTCGGCGGCCCGATAAATATTACAGTGGGTGTTGACAGGGATGGAAAGACGGCGGGGATAGCTGTCTCAAAATTAGACCAGAGTGAGACCCCGGGGCTTGGCATAAAAATTACAACGGATAAATTCCAGAACCAGTTTATCGGGAAAACAGGAATGGAAATGAAATTAAAAAAGGACGGCGGGACGATAGACGCGATTACCGCCGCGACTATTTCTTCCCAGGCTGTTACAAAAGCAGTCAGGGACGGCCTTGAGACATATCAAAAGATAAAGGGTGAAATAGAAAATTTATGAAAGAATTCTGGGAAACTTTTAAAAACGGGATCTGGCGGGAAAACCCGCTTCTTGTTATAATTTTAGGCCTTTGTCCCACGCTGGCTGTTTCCGGGACCGCGAATGACGCGTTTGGAATGAGCCTTGCTTTGATGTTCGTCCTTGTTCTGTCGAATGTTTTTATCTCTATGATCCGTAATATAGTCAACAACCAGATTCGCATACCGATATTCATCATTGTTATCTCTACTTTTGTCACGGTTATAGACCTTTCAATGCAGGCATACCAGCCGGAACTTTATAAAAGCCTGGGGGTGTTTGTCCCTTTGATTGTTGTTAACTGTATCATTCTCGGGCGCGCGGAGGCTTACGCATATAAAAACGCGGTTTTAAATTCACTGGCGGACGGGTTAGGCATGAGTATCGGTTATATGCTCATTATAACTTTTATAGGAACGGTCAGGGAAATATTGGGTAACGGAACGTTAACTT harbors:
- a CDS encoding electron transport complex subunit E produces the protein MKEFWETFKNGIWRENPLLVIILGLCPTLAVSGTANDAFGMSLALMFVLVLSNVFISMIRNIVNNQIRIPIFIIVISTFVTVIDLSMQAYQPELYKSLGVFVPLIVVNCIILGRAEAYAYKNAVLNSLADGLGMSIGYMLIITFIGTVREILGNGTLTLFNYQFFNLGENYQPMLIMILPPGAFLTFGFLIAFKKWLEKG
- a CDS encoding RnfABCDGE type electron transport complex subunit G — translated: MKELTKKILKFSLALFIFCVAAAVILASVNIITSRQIEANKIAEANSKRQKVLPQADKDSFKEKEINGKRYFLGFDKNGEYAGTVFEVTGRGFGGPINITVGVDRDGKTAGIAVSKLDQSETPGLGIKITTDKFQNQFIGKTGMEMKLKKDGGTIDAITAATISSQAVTKAVRDGLETYQKIKGEIENL
- a CDS encoding low molecular weight protein arginine phosphatase yields the protein MKILFVCTGNTCRSPLAEKLFQHYAKDCPGVESASAGISAWQNVRMSFDSERLLIREGIDPSGFKSQPVTWNLLQKYDLVLTMDRRQADYIKDTFPKTEGRTFLLKKFIDKDELNAEIADPYLGNAGDYENCFREIKEAVIKLKEKLCV
- the rpiB gene encoding ribose 5-phosphate isomerase B, encoding MRVAIGADHGGYELKEEIKKYLEIEGYEVVDFGTGSPESVDYPYLALKTAKSVANGENDSGIFICGSGIGACIVANKVRGIRAALCYNTEIARLSREHNNANFLCLGGRFLDKQEAFLIVNVWLKTPFSGGRHERRVNQIKEIEETAQKT
- a CDS encoding RnfABCDGE type electron transport complex subunit D, which codes for MEVKNNNSEAIEHKLDVSVSPHIKDKATVQKVMLDVIIALIPAGFSGIYFFGIRSIYVILTCVIMSVISEWIMQIIMGVEVTVDDLSAVVTGILLAYCLPPSVPLWVAGIGAVTAIALVKNLFGGLGYNIFNPALAARAILVASWPVAMTLYIAPKMGSISLLDGIDGITSATPLTLIKESYNYLADTTNLDPEKIVQMKRNILDLGNKDLWLNLFTGVKGGSLGETSNLALLSGGCYLLIKKIIDWRVPVTFIGTVLIFSLVLGRNPVFNILSGGLFLGAFFMATDYVTSPVTPVGRLIFGVCCGLFVVLIRFYGGYPEGVCYSILIMNMLVPAIDKFTIPKTFGY
- the glyA gene encoding serine hydroxymethyltransferase produces the protein MSILRKFDPEIYNAMKKEIEREKSKLILIASENYVSPAVLEAQCSVMTNKYAEGYPGRRYYGGCEFVDSAERLAQERLKKLFDAEHVNVQPHSGSQANMAVYFSVLNPGDTILGMDLAHGGHLTHGSPVSFSGKIFRAVSYGVDPLTETIDFGQVEDLAKKYRPKMIVCGASAYPRMIDFKIFREIADRYGAYLFADIAHIAGLIVAGVHPSSIPYAHFTAGTTHKTMRGPRGGFILCKKEFGEVVDKTVFPGIQGGPLMHVIAAKAVCFKEAERKDFKDYQKQIVKNAKVLAEELKNFGFRLVSGGTDNHLILIDLTSLGISGKEAEEILDRAGITLNKNRIPGDTRSPFITSGIRVGTPAVTSREMKEKEMKIIARFINDVLRSRREITIKQVKSEVKALVNKFPIYE
- the rsxC gene encoding electron transport complex subunit RsxC, which codes for MQTFRGGVHPPQSKYTKDKPVEKARLPKKVVIPLHQHAGCQAEPVVSAGDMVKTGQKIGESKAFISANVHSSITGRIESIKKGVSPIMRDGWCVNIEGDGTDEWFGSKETADVGKFSPEEIRQKIKDAGIVGLGGAGFPTHVKLCPPCDKKIDTVIINGSECEPYLTCDYRLMIEKSNEILEGLEIIKKAVGAEYGYIAVEDNKPDAAEKIKSVLKNKNDKVIVLKTKYPQGAEKQLIKAVLNREVPSCKLPLDAGVVVDNAGTAVAVRNAVLENIPLIERVITVCGSGISTGKNLLVRIGTSFRDVLEECGGLKKDVWKVIMGGPMMGLSQFSLDIPVIKGTSGILAMTLDERPVLQERNCIRCGRCIGVCPMSLMPNMLGLYSSRFMLEDGFKYNPQDCIECGSCAYVCPAKIPLVQLIRFIKGKKLEQMRKCKI
- a CDS encoding cytidine/deoxycytidylate deaminase family protein translates to MTKKNKPRIYRPSWDEYFMKIAHLVSERSTCLRRHVGAVLVKDKRILVTGYNGAASGLKHCEDVGCLREKMKVPSGERHEICRGLHGEQNAIIQAATFGLSIKGATLYCTHQPCILCAKMIINSGIKEIIYSGGYPDRLAVDMFKEAKVVLKNYANNNEQ